One window of Anaerolineales bacterium genomic DNA carries:
- a CDS encoding sodium:solute symporter family protein: protein MEEYAYSGLIIGGIVVILLVRLAIGYWASKRVQTTNDYVLAGRRLPIWMAAPSIMATWFAAETLMGSSSEAYKYGLQGVIFDPFGATMCLFLSGLLIVRLARRAQYVTIMDFFQQRYGTTMSVVGTIAQIIGYFGWTAAQIVAGGAILQALLGWDLSVGMVMVAGIVTIYTMAGGLWADTALDFMQMFLTMGGLLIIFTGILWGVGGFDNFLGMAGAQYTDYPFAMGPTEAEGYLGYSGHMGWFYYAAAWMAIGLGSIPAQDYLQRTCAAKNENVAVKSTYIAAFLYITFGVLSPFIGMAAYSAIGPDIQAEQTQFVLISMAMKYLHPILTALFVAALASALMSTSDSSMLAGATMFTENIVKVFKPDLSDKAQLFLTRAALMVSGVLSLMIALWAETIYELAVLANTCILVGMVAPYVIGLYWKKANHIGALASFFSGSISWGLLSVYYYNAPGTGTFAICEGDLYCSLWDAVYIASTPAFLISVVAFIVTSLATGKIDPPKILKNIYGKPVDMKHALGWSHLNKEPKEATAAD, encoded by the coding sequence GTGGAAGAGTATGCGTACTCTGGGTTGATCATCGGGGGCATCGTCGTCATTCTGTTGGTCCGTTTGGCGATCGGGTATTGGGCGTCGAAGCGGGTGCAGACAACCAACGACTATGTCCTGGCGGGTCGCCGCCTGCCCATCTGGATGGCGGCGCCATCCATCATGGCAACATGGTTTGCCGCGGAGACCCTGATGGGTTCCAGTTCTGAGGCATACAAATATGGGTTGCAAGGTGTCATCTTCGATCCATTTGGGGCGACGATGTGTTTATTCCTCTCAGGTCTTTTGATCGTGCGGCTGGCGCGCCGCGCACAATACGTGACGATCATGGATTTCTTCCAACAGCGTTACGGCACAACGATGTCGGTGGTGGGGACGATCGCGCAGATCATCGGCTATTTCGGCTGGACGGCTGCGCAGATCGTGGCAGGCGGTGCGATCCTTCAAGCACTCCTTGGTTGGGATTTGTCGGTCGGCATGGTGATGGTGGCGGGCATCGTTACCATCTATACGATGGCAGGCGGTTTGTGGGCGGATACTGCGCTCGATTTCATGCAAATGTTTCTGACCATGGGCGGCCTGTTGATCATTTTCACAGGCATTCTCTGGGGCGTCGGCGGTTTCGATAACTTCCTCGGCATGGCAGGCGCGCAATACACGGATTATCCCTTTGCAATGGGACCGACCGAAGCGGAAGGATACCTCGGCTATTCGGGCCACATGGGCTGGTTCTATTACGCCGCTGCGTGGATGGCGATCGGCCTGGGCAGCATTCCCGCACAGGATTATCTCCAGCGCACCTGCGCCGCCAAGAACGAGAATGTGGCGGTCAAGTCCACCTACATTGCGGCGTTTCTGTATATCACTTTCGGCGTGTTATCCCCGTTCATTGGGATGGCGGCTTACTCTGCGATTGGGCCGGATATCCAGGCGGAACAAACCCAATTCGTGTTGATCTCGATGGCGATGAAGTACCTGCACCCGATCCTGACCGCTCTTTTCGTGGCGGCATTGGCTTCTGCGTTGATGAGCACCTCCGATTCGTCCATGCTGGCTGGGGCGACGATGTTCACCGAGAATATCGTCAAGGTCTTCAAGCCTGACCTTTCTGATAAAGCTCAACTGTTCCTGACGCGCGCCGCGTTGATGGTCAGCGGTGTGCTGAGTTTGATGATCGCGTTATGGGCAGAGACGATCTATGAACTGGCGGTGCTGGCGAACACCTGCATCCTTGTGGGTATGGTCGCGCCCTATGTCATCGGTTTATATTGGAAGAAAGCCAATCACATCGGGGCATTGGCCTCGTTCTTCTCGGGTTCGATCTCGTGGGGCTTGCTTTCGGTCTATTATTACAACGCTCCCGGAACCGGGACGTTTGCCATTTGTGAAGGCGATTTATACTGCTCCTTGTGGGATGCAGTGTATATCGCCTCGACCCCGGCGTTCCTCATCTCGGTGGTGGCGTTCATCGTGACATCGCTTGCCACGGGTAAGATCGACCCGCCCAAGATATTGAAGAATATTTACGGCAAGCCGGTGGATATGAAACACGCGCTGGGCTGGAGTCACCTCAACAAAGAGCCGAAAGAGGCAACCGCGGCAGATTAG